Proteins from one Dromiciops gliroides isolate mDroGli1 chromosome 6, mDroGli1.pri, whole genome shotgun sequence genomic window:
- the C6H11orf58 gene encoding small acidic protein produces the protein MSAARESHPHGVKRSASPDDDIGSSNWEAADLGNEERKQKFLRLMGAGKKEHTGRLVIGDHRSTSHFRTGEEDKKMNEELESQYQQSMDSKLSGRYRRHCGLGFSELEDPDGEGDAAGNDDDDDDDDSPDPESPEDSESDSESEKEESAEELQATEQPEEVEDPKAKKDAKSNYKMMFVKSSGS, from the exons ATGAGTGCGGCCCGAGAGTCTCACCCGCACGGGGTGAAGCGCTCAGCCTCCCCTGACGACGAT ATTGGATCTAGCAACTGGGAGGCAGCTGACCTTGGcaatgaagagagaaaacaaaagttcTTAAGACTAATGGGAGCTGGAAAA aaagaacacaCTGGCCGTCTTGTAATAGGAGATCATAGGTCAACATCTCACTTCAGAACAG gggaagaagataagaaaatgaatgaagaacTGGAGTCACAGTATCAGCAGAGTATGGACAGTAAATTATCAGGGAGATATCGGCGACATTGTGGACTTGGCTTCAGTGAG ttagaGGATCCCGATGGAGAAGGTGATGCTGCTGGAAACGATGacgatgacgacgatgatgattcACCTGACCCCGAAAGTCCAGAGGACTCTGAAAGTGATTCAGAGTCTGAGAAGGAGGAATCTGCCGAAGAACTACAAGCTACTGAACAGCCAGAGGAAGTGGAGGACCCCAAAGCTAAGAAGGATGCAAAGAGCAATTACAAAATGATGTTTGTTAAATCCAGTGGTTCATAA